The Lonsdalea populi genome window below encodes:
- a CDS encoding ABC transporter ATP-binding protein, which translates to MTYALELAKLSKTYPGGVKALRGIDLQVEAGDFYALLGPNGAGKSTTIGIISSLVNKSSGKVNVFGYDIDQDIVNAKRQLGLVPQEFNFNPFETVYQIVTHQAGYYGVDRKTAQQRAEKYLNQLDLWGKRNERARMLSGGMKRRLMIARALMHEPKLLILDEPTAGVDIELRRSMWGFLKELNGQGTTIILTTHYLEEAEMLCRNIGIIQNGLLVENTSMKQLLSKLQSETFIFDLASKSALPRLDGYSHRLVDTTTLEVDVKRDQGLNGVFSQLSAQGIQIFSMRNKANRLEELFVSLVNHHGEHANEEKA; encoded by the coding sequence ATGACGTATGCACTGGAATTAGCGAAATTAAGCAAGACCTATCCAGGAGGAGTTAAAGCGCTGCGAGGGATCGATTTACAGGTGGAGGCCGGCGACTTTTATGCGCTGCTGGGCCCGAACGGCGCGGGGAAATCCACGACCATCGGCATCATTAGCTCACTGGTGAACAAGAGCTCAGGCAAAGTCAACGTCTTCGGTTACGACATCGATCAGGACATCGTCAATGCCAAACGCCAGCTGGGGCTGGTGCCGCAAGAGTTCAATTTCAACCCGTTTGAAACCGTCTATCAGATTGTGACGCATCAGGCAGGATATTACGGTGTCGATCGCAAAACGGCGCAACAACGCGCCGAAAAATACCTCAATCAGCTCGATCTGTGGGGAAAACGCAACGAACGGGCGCGTATGCTGTCCGGCGGCATGAAGCGGCGTCTAATGATCGCCCGGGCCCTGATGCACGAACCCAAATTGCTGATCCTTGACGAACCGACGGCAGGGGTGGATATCGAACTGCGCCGGTCCATGTGGGGCTTTCTGAAGGAGCTGAACGGTCAGGGCACTACGATTATTCTCACCACGCACTACCTCGAAGAAGCGGAGATGCTGTGCCGCAATATCGGCATCATCCAGAATGGCCTGCTGGTGGAGAACACTTCGATGAAGCAGTTGCTCTCCAAACTGCAGTCGGAAACCTTCATTTTCGATCTGGCTTCCAAAAGCGCCTTGCCCCGCCTGGACGGCTACTCTCACCGGCTGGTGGATACGACGACGCTGGAGGTCGACGTGAAACGGGATCAGGGGCTGAACGGCGTGTTCAGCCAACTGAGCGCGCAGGGCATTCAAATATTCAGCATGCGCAACAAGGCTAACCGGTTGGAAGAGCTATTCGTCAGTCTGGTTAACCATCACGGAGAACATGCCAACGAGGAGAAAGCATGA
- the can gene encoding carbonate dehydratase, whose translation MKTIETLIANNQNWSEKIVKEDPDYFERLAQAQRPRFLWIGCSDSRVPAESLTSLEPGELFVHRNVANLVIHTDLNCLSVVQYAVEVLEVEHIIICGHYGCGGVQAAVENPELGLINNWLLHIRDLWYKHSSLLGELPPEERFNKLCELNVVEQVYNLGHSTIMQSAWKRGQKVMIHGWVYGIQDGRLSDLDVTATSRESLEQRYRRTMSSLLSSSRVD comes from the coding sequence ATGAAAACAATCGAAACGCTCATCGCTAATAACCAGAATTGGTCCGAAAAAATAGTGAAGGAAGATCCGGATTATTTTGAACGATTAGCTCAGGCGCAGCGCCCGCGTTTTCTATGGATTGGATGTTCGGACAGTCGGGTTCCCGCGGAGAGCCTGACCAGCCTGGAGCCGGGAGAGCTCTTTGTTCACCGCAACGTCGCCAACCTGGTGATCCATACCGATTTGAACTGCCTATCGGTCGTGCAGTATGCGGTCGAAGTGTTAGAGGTTGAACACATCATCATCTGCGGTCACTATGGCTGCGGCGGCGTGCAGGCGGCGGTGGAAAACCCCGAATTAGGGCTGATTAACAACTGGCTGCTGCACATCCGCGACCTGTGGTACAAGCATAGCTCTCTGCTGGGAGAATTGCCCCCCGAAGAGCGCTTCAACAAATTGTGTGAACTCAACGTGGTAGAGCAGGTGTATAACCTCGGCCACTCCACGATCATGCAGTCCGCCTGGAAACGGGGCCAGAAGGTGATGATCCACGGCTGGGTCTACGGTATTCAGGACGGCCGGCTGAGCGATCTCGACGTCACCGCCACCAGCCGTGAATCGCTGGAACAGCGCTACCGCCGCACGATGTCCTCCCTGCTGTCGTCTTCCCGAGTAGACTAA
- the hpt gene encoding hypoxanthine phosphoribosyltransferase, protein MKHTVDVMISEQDIKARVAELGRQISAHYQNSQSDMVLVGLLRGSFIFMSDLCRTLEVSHEVDFMTASSYGNSMSSTRDVKILKDLDEDIRGKDVLIVEDIIDSGNTLSRVREILQLREPKSLAICTLLDKPSRREVDVPVEWVGFSIEDEFVVGYGIDYAQHYRHLSYIGKVVPE, encoded by the coding sequence ATGAAACACACCGTCGACGTCATGATCTCCGAACAGGACATCAAGGCGCGAGTGGCCGAACTTGGTCGCCAAATCAGCGCGCATTACCAGAACAGCCAGAGCGACATGGTGCTAGTGGGATTATTGCGAGGCTCGTTCATCTTCATGTCGGACCTGTGCCGGACGTTGGAAGTATCACACGAAGTTGATTTCATGACGGCGTCGAGCTACGGCAACAGCATGAGCTCTACGCGTGACGTGAAGATTCTCAAGGATCTGGATGAAGACATCCGCGGTAAGGACGTGCTGATCGTGGAAGATATCATCGATTCCGGCAACACGCTCAGCCGGGTGCGGGAAATCCTGCAACTGCGCGAACCGAAGTCCCTCGCCATCTGCACATTGCTGGATAAACCGTCGCGTCGCGAAGTTGACGTGCCCGTCGAGTGGGTCGGCTTCTCCATCGAGGATGAATTCGTGGTGGGTTACGGCATTGACTACGCGCAGCACTATCGCCACCTGTCGTATATCGGCAAGGTTGTGCCGGAGTAA
- the ltrA gene encoding group II intron reverse transcriptase/maturase — MIAKAQNTAFEKVRVLQRKLYLAAKADPKRKFGVLYDKVCSNQVLGMAWTQVRANKGAPGIDRLSIEQVEKEIGVGNFLRDIQKKLVAKRYVPQPVRRVYIPKSDGKERPLGIPVIADRVVQAAVKIVIEPLFEASFKDFSYGFRPRRSAQQALREIYKWLNFKCHWVVDADLKSYFDTIPHDKLLLSVRTRVIDRPVMKLIEMWLKAGVMGDVRQKSSDTGTPQGGVISPLLANLYLHWLDHAWEKQGFNQRWHDAHLVRYADDFVILCRKQPKFYLEQARRILGRLGLTLNADKTKVVNATKSPFEFLGHRFAVQPSKKDGKLKTYYYPSPKSMKTVKRKIREVTQKGQHWDLPVLIRMKINPILRGWGNYFRMCNSRMHFRSIANYTTWALCIMLRKKHKKRAKGWRDHPPNWFYEYQGLFKLYSLSITGDEISRYARPVTP, encoded by the coding sequence GTGATTGCGAAAGCTCAAAACACGGCATTTGAAAAGGTACGAGTACTGCAACGCAAGCTATACCTGGCCGCCAAGGCGGATCCGAAACGTAAGTTTGGTGTTCTGTATGACAAGGTATGCAGTAACCAGGTTTTAGGCATGGCATGGACTCAGGTCAGAGCTAACAAAGGTGCGCCGGGTATCGACCGGCTCTCGATCGAACAGGTTGAGAAAGAGATCGGTGTTGGTAATTTCCTGCGGGATATCCAGAAGAAACTTGTTGCGAAACGGTATGTTCCACAGCCTGTACGGAGGGTTTATATCCCGAAGTCGGATGGAAAGGAAAGGCCGCTTGGCATACCTGTTATAGCAGATCGTGTAGTACAGGCAGCAGTAAAGATCGTCATAGAACCGCTGTTCGAAGCGAGTTTCAAGGACTTCTCATATGGCTTCCGGCCACGCAGAAGTGCGCAGCAGGCGCTAAGAGAAATCTATAAATGGCTGAACTTTAAATGTCATTGGGTGGTGGATGCCGACTTGAAGTCATACTTCGACACCATTCCCCACGACAAACTGCTGTTGTCGGTGAGGACCAGAGTCATTGACCGCCCGGTCATGAAGCTGATTGAAATGTGGCTGAAAGCTGGAGTTATGGGTGACGTTCGTCAGAAGAGCAGCGATACGGGGACTCCGCAAGGAGGCGTCATATCGCCACTACTGGCTAATCTGTACCTCCACTGGCTTGACCATGCCTGGGAAAAGCAGGGATTCAACCAACGATGGCATGACGCTCATTTAGTGCGTTATGCCGATGACTTTGTCATTTTGTGCAGAAAACAACCGAAGTTTTATCTGGAGCAGGCCCGGAGGATATTGGGTCGGCTTGGGTTAACACTTAACGCAGATAAGACAAAAGTCGTTAACGCGACTAAATCGCCGTTTGAATTTCTCGGTCACAGGTTCGCAGTGCAGCCGTCCAAAAAGGACGGAAAGCTGAAGACCTACTATTACCCCTCACCGAAATCAATGAAAACCGTAAAGCGCAAGATCCGCGAAGTCACACAGAAAGGTCAGCACTGGGATCTGCCGGTGTTAATCAGAATGAAGATAAACCCAATCCTCAGAGGTTGGGGAAACTACTTCAGGATGTGTAACTCCCGGATGCACTTCCGGAGCATTGCAAACTACACGACATGGGCACTTTGCATCATGTTAAGGAAGAAACACAAGAAGCGGGCTAAAGGATGGAGGGACCATCCGCCAAACTGGTTCTACGAATATCAAGGGCTGTTCAAATTATACAGCCTGTCGATAACCGGGGATGAAATCAGTCGGTATGCACGCCCTGTGACGCCGTAA
- a CDS encoding STY4534 family ICE replication protein: MSQAQNTSNKTEYFNLTIKGMGYLSNVRQVNGPNGTFINCVINGLSGPTDNASYTRFDVTVAGKEASSLINRCQKSVDEDKKVLIGFVLSNLKTDIFTLNSGEHAGEQRVSLKARLIKVDWIKIGQEKVYQAEKSDSTPPQQGSAQQQYAENSF; encoded by the coding sequence ATGTCTCAAGCGCAAAACACGTCCAACAAAACTGAATATTTCAACCTGACCATTAAAGGGATGGGGTATCTCAGCAATGTTCGCCAGGTCAATGGCCCTAACGGTACCTTTATCAACTGTGTCATCAACGGACTTTCTGGTCCTACCGATAACGCCAGTTATACGCGTTTCGATGTCACGGTCGCCGGTAAAGAAGCCAGCAGCCTGATTAATCGTTGTCAAAAGTCGGTTGATGAAGACAAAAAAGTCCTGATTGGGTTTGTGCTCAGCAACCTGAAAACGGACATTTTTACGCTCAACAGCGGTGAACATGCCGGTGAACAGCGTGTCAGTCTGAAAGCCCGCCTGATCAAGGTCGATTGGATCAAAATCGGCCAGGAGAAGGTTTATCAGGCTGAGAAATCTGACTCCACGCCGCCTCAGCAAGGTTCTGCTCAGCAACAATACGCAGAAAACTCCTTCTGA